The following are from one region of the Oncorhynchus masou masou isolate Uvic2021 chromosome 24, UVic_Omas_1.1, whole genome shotgun sequence genome:
- the LOC135512230 gene encoding small ribosomal subunit protein eS24: MNDTVTVRTRKFMTNRLLQRKQMVVDVLHPGKATVPKTEIREKLAKMYKTTPDVVFVFGFRTQFGGGKTTGFAMVYDSLDYAKKNEPKHRLARHGLYEKKKSSRKQRKERKNRMKKVRGTKKASVGAAGKK, translated from the exons ATG AACGACACAGTGACAGTCAGAACCCGGAAGTTCATGACAAACCGGCTGCTTCAGAGGAAGCAAATG GTTGTCGATGTCCTCCATCCGGGCAAAGCCACAGTCCCCAAGACTGAGATCCGGGAGAAGCTTGCCAAAATGTACAAGACCACCCCTGACGTGGTGTTCGTCTTCGGCTTCAGGACTCAGTTTGGTGGCGGCAAGACGACGGGCTTCGCCATGGTCTACGACTCTCTCGACTACGCTAAGAAAAACGAGCCCAAGCACAGACTGGCCAGG CATGGTCTCTATGAGAAGAAGAAGTCCTCCAGAAAACAGCGCAAGGAACGCAAGAACAGAATGAAGAAAGTACGAGGCACCAAGAAAGCCAGTGTGGGCGCTGCTGGCAAAAAG TGA